ATCATACTCCCCCACTTACAGACTCTTCCACACTCTCAGGGTCTCACCACTCCACATCGAGCACTACTTCTGACACATCTTCTGCTACCATCACATCATCTAGAGTGCAGGAGTTAAACAACTTGATGTTCAAAGTTCAACCTGTTGACAATTTGTAGTGTTTCTGAATGATAATTCCATTTTCATGTCAAATATGCATAGTTGGTGTGTTAAACCCTTGCAACAAACAAGAATAATGttcaacacaggaggttggtggcaccttaattggggagaacgggcttgtggtaatgactggagcggaattggtggaatgatatgaaacacatggtttccaggggattgatgccattccatttgatCAGAttcggccattattatgagccattctcccctcagcagcctcctgtgatgttCAACTAGTAACAAGGAATATGATGAGCACGTTTCCTTTACTCTGGGACTTCTGGTCTGCTGATCCTTTACTCTGGGACTTCTGGTCTGCTGATCCTTCACTCTGGGACTTCTGGTCTGCTGATCCTTTACTCTGGGACTTCTGGTCTGCTGATCCTTTACTCTGGGACTTCTGGTCTGCTGACACATTTTGTAAAGTAGTTGGATTTCTGTGTTTAACTAAATAAACTCAATGACCAATAGAAAGTAATTGACTGGATGTTTGACGAGATGTGAGGAGTAATGCAGAATAAGTACGGTGCATTTCAGCAACATCACCCCTAGGGGGAAGCAAATGCCTTAAAAAGtagaaaaaacatttacattttattttatgcaGTGGTGCATTCAGAAACTACTAtgactgcgtttacacaggcagcccaattctgattctTTTGTCAACACTGTCTGAACTACACATTATATAatacatgccatttagcagatgcttttatccaaagtgacttacagtcatgggTGCATTCCCTTTACATATGGgcggtcccgggaatcaaacccactaccatggcattacaagcaccatgctctaccaactgagctaaaaAGGACACAATTTCAAAATTGTATCCATAGATACAATTTATTTACAATTAATTTCCctctaaattaaaaaaattaaaatagacTACCAAGGATTATAGATTACCTAGTGATGACATAGATGTACTTTTTGCTTTCCTTTTAGAAAACTGTGATCTTGTCCTGGGTGGAGGTGTGCGTGGTATGGAGGTCATAGAGCCGACCCAGGGTGGTGGATAAGGGACGTAAGTCATCAGGCCTGGCTGAAACGATGGATGTGTCAAGGAGTTAAGGGAGCCAAACTGTGCAGAAGCATGTGTCAAGGTAGGTCTGGGGGTTCTCTGTCTTGAAGGGTTTGAATCAGAGGGATTGGAGGGAGGCCTGAGTGGGTTTGAGTAGTGTGAAAATAGTGGCTGGGTACTGAGTGTGGGCTGGGCAAAGGCAGGTCCTGTTGGGCAAGGAGATCTGAACCTTGCAGTGTTGGGAAGCACAGGGGTGGCTTGTGAGCGTAGCATGACTGGAATAGGTTTCCAGTGCATGTTGTGGTGGCTCTGGTTTTGGACAAAGTTAGGTGGTGGAACATAGGTCCCAGGCCTGGACCCTTCGCTGTACTGAATAAGGTACTCTGGGAAAACCTGGTGCTTCCCGACCACCACAAATACAGAGGGGTTGTAGATATCATCCACACAGCTGTCATAGGAGATGATGTGACTTCCATCTTTTGAGGGGGGGCAGAGGTAGCTAGAGTGTCCTTGTGTGTAGTTTCCCACCAGCACACGACAAACAAACATGGACCTGACTCCTGACTGGCTGGTGTAGCTGTGGGAGAACTTGGCATCCTTGGAGAAGTAGCTTCCTGGAAAGACATGGGTTAGAATTAGAACAATCACAGTGACAGTGTGACATTACAAAGACATTTGTTTTGTCAACTTTTCCACTGTATTTCTACAATGTGACGTGAAAGAGCATAGCAAAAAAAAGATGTGGTCCAATGCCATTTCCACGTAACATAAATTCTTATATAAACCTAAAAATCTATTAGATACCAAATGAAATGCAGAGCTCACCTTGCCCATAGGGCGTTCCTTGTGTTCCACCCATCCTCCAGTCTATGTTCTGCAGGCATATAGCGTCCACGTGTTTAGAGTCTGTTCCATGGAAGAGCTGCTTCTCATTCTCCTTCCCTGCGTTTGTCTTTCTCATCACATCTCCTTGCCTTGGGAGAGGAACAACAGATTAATTTGTCAGTATCTTCATTGGCATGTCACCTGATAGCATTTACATGTGTCTGCTCGTTTGCTGCTAGAAAACTAGAAAGTACCAGTTACCATTAATATGTTACATCTGTTTGCATATGGTATGTTGTAACTGCTTTAATTAACGCAGACAATATGAATATATTTCTTGGGTAGAATACATTTCTTTTGGCATGAGGAGTTGTGATTCTTACCACGAAAAGACCTCCCACAGGATCCGATTTTGCACCCTCTCAATAGTCTTCACACTGAAGCCAGTCATAGTTTGATGGAAAAGATCCAGAATATTCTTGTGCTCAGCTGAGGAACTCTGCAGAGCAACCCTCTAGAGTGAATGCATTTGAAAAGAACACCTAATTTTACCAATGTAATAGCTTTATATTTCACTGCCTTCTGACCAGATGGAAGATCTTATGAGTTAAAACATTATTATGAACCTTGAATCCAGTTTCAGGTACTGAAGATTTATCCCAGTGACTGGGTAAAGCTTTGGATTTCAGCAGGTGGTTACCAGAGTATTTTTTGCTGAGGATGAGTGGAGAAAGTTAGACAGCGTTATAAGAAAATACAGTCAGTACAGTACAATCTCAGCCACCTGCCAGCTCTCTCTCTGAATTTATATCCAATAGCAATTGAGCCCGGAGACGAGGATAGTGTAGGCTACTCTACAAGGTCTCTTACCAATGTGGGTTGTCACTAGCATCAATTGTATCCCTGATTGCCTGGATGTTGCGGTAGGTGGACAACATGGATGCCACCAGTTCATTAGGTACTCCCCTCTGCTGCAGGGTGTTGAGCGGGTGGGGCTCGTAGAAGTCGTGAGACCTGTCACAGTCCACCTCTGCagcacaggttcctctgatgtagcGCTCACAGACGTGGAGTCTTCTGCAGCTCTCCTTGTCAGGACAGTAGCCATACTCTCCACTACTTTTGTTGTATGTGAAGCAAACCTGGAGACAAATACAGACCACTCCTGGGCTTGATATGGACATTGGATAAGTGCAAACTCTGTTTAAGTGCATCAGTCCCAATTCAAATTCATTATTTGTACAGATATCTACACACTCAGTTTAGTACACATACTTGGATGATAGCACCAAGTCTATGCATTTATCAGTAGTCATTTTGGACATGGGGAAATAAACATTGAATATACAATGCCTGTGAATCAAAAGTAAGAATCAGCTTGTGTTCCCTGCTGGCATTGCATCTTTATGTCTGTATTCAACTTAAATTGTAAAGAGGCTGACataaacagtgcattcagaaagtattcagacaccttgacttaaAAAAAGGTTCATTACAGCCTTATGTATTGTATGTATTATAAttatttccccccctcatcaaactacacacaataccccataatgacaaagcaaaaacatttacataattattcagaccctttactcagtactttgttgaagcacctttggcagcgattacagcctcgattcttcttgggtatgatgctacaagcttggcaaacctgtatttggggagtttctccctatcttctctgcagatcctctcatgcttggtcaggttggattgggagcatcgctgcgcagctattttcaggtctctcaagagatttTAGATCGGGTTcgagtccggactctggctgggccactcaaggacattgagacttgtcccgaagccactcctgcgctatcttggctgtgtgcttagggtcattgtcctgttggaaggtgaaacttctcccagtctgaagtcctgagttcTCTGGAGCAGattgtcatcaaggatctctctgtactttgctccattaaactttccctcaatcctgactagtctcccagtccctgcccctgaaaaacatccccacagcatgatgctgccaccaccatgcttcactgtagggatggcgccaggtttcctctagacgtgacgcttggcattcaggccaaagagtcaatcttggtttcatcagaccagataatcttgtttctcctggtctgagagtctttaggtgccttttggcaaattccaaacgggatgtcatgtgccttttactgaggggtggcctccgtctggctaccctaccataaaggcctgattggtggagtgctgcagagatggttgtccttctgtaaggttctcccatctccacagaggaactctagagctctgtcagagtgaccatcgggttcttggtcacttcccttctcccccgattgctcagtttggctgggcagcgagctctaggaagtcttggtggttccaaacttcttccatttaagaatgatggaggccactgtgttcttggggaccttcaacgctgcagaaatattttggtacccttccccagatttgtgcctccacacaatcctgtctcggtgctcaACGGACAATTTCCtatacctcatggcttggtttttgctctgacatgcactgtcaattgtgtgaccttatatagactggtgtgtgcctttccaaatcatgtccaatcaatttaatttaatacaggtggactccagtcgagttgtagaaacatctcaatgatgatcaatggaaacaggatgcacctgagctcaatttcgagtctcatagcaaagggtccgaattcttatgtaaaaaaagtatttgttttttatgtttaatacattttcacaaatttctaaaagcctgttttcgctttgtcattatgtggtattgggtgcagattaatgagggaaaaaatatttaacccattttagaataaggctgtgacataacaacattttgaaaaagtcaaggggtctgaatactttctgaatgcctaTGACGCACATACTGGGGGTAAAAGGGCGTTGTCATTCTGCAGCAGTAATGTACACAGCTCCTTCCTGTCCAGTTCTTCCAGGTGGTGCTCTCTCAGGACTCTGACGTTGTGCTCTGACGTCAGCTCATGGCAGAGACGGCATCCTTGTCTGGAAATCACAAGAAGAGCGAGATGCGATTTGTTATTTAGctcttgaattattattattatttttaaatggcTTAAATGTCAAATCTACAAACTGCCATGAACCTGTAGCAATTGACATTTATACTGTAGTGCATGACCTATGTCACATTCTGTAAGACCACATGAatttagaaaatggaagaaataAAATAGTAGAATGAATAGAAGTAACATGACAGGTAAATAACTGCCAGagtaaaaacaaaacagaaaagtAAAAAATGTTTACCTCTCATTGGATGGACATGTTCCATACAGGTAGAACTTACACAGGTGTAAATTGCTGCAGCCAGTACATCCTTTAGCTCTGCATAACCTCATCTTCGTCTGGGCAACTATCAGTTTGTTTCCCTTAGAGACAGCCCTGGTAAACATCTCCTGATTCCCTAAAACACTTTCCAGGTCATCTTCTATGGTGCTAATGTTGGCACGCAATTCTCCCAGCTCAAAGGACCCATTATGGGCACAGAGGACCTTGTAGATCAGAGCTGTTGAATCCATGTCCGTCACCGTACAACACATGACTGTTGGCCCTCGCAATTACATGAACTGTACATATATTGTCAAATATGAAGTAGAACTTTGCTCTCCATTAACTACCAAACAGGTGACCAGCATGCGACAAAACCATTTCTGACTAAATGAAACATACAGTGTATTTAACCACTCCCCTATTATGAAGGCAGCCAAGTGTAACAAACAGGCAATGGGAGTGTATAAGTGGGAGTGTATAAGTGTGTGTATAAGTGTACTGGCTGGTGTAGTGAGTGTACTAATGACAGGACACAGCCTTTTAAAGACGCCACATTGAACTCTGCCCGAGCTGCATGTGGAACCTTCATTTACATCACAATAGGCCTGTTAGAcacacagtagcagcagtagttaaTCATTGATTCAGTTTAAAGTAAATAAAGATGATATTTGTCAAAAcatataacatttctgacatttgGGTGTTTCAAAATCTCTTAGAAAAGAATAGGATTGTCCAAAAAACATCCACAATCAATTATTTTCTGAGTTTATTCAGTTTAAAACAGAGAAATCAAATTTGTTTCATTTACAAAATGTATGGATTGTGTCAGTAGACCTGAGTAAAGGAAACATGCTCATCaaattcatatttgtgcaaaATTACCAGCTTCTGGTTAGTTGTGAACAGCTTTACTATTGTTAAGCCCCTACAAGGTAAAGATACACAGCTATAAAACATATTCAGTATGCAAATGCATAATCATTcataattttaatacattttctgtTTTTGAAAATGTGAAGTTTGCCATCAAAACGTTCTATTAACTTACTGCTCCACCCTGACAAAGGAAAGTTATTGGAGAAGGCACTTGTTTTTTTCTTTGGTGTCCCTCCTTTGAGCTGTTGGAACACTGTACAGTGACTCAGGCGGAGATCTAGTGAAGGCACCTGTCAAGGGAGAGAACACCGGAGATAGGTTCCTTGCTGAGGGGGAGAGTGTGCTAGAAGAATTGCTTGACGTGGAGGGGGAAGTGCGTGAGGGAGTTTGTGTGTAAGTGGGGGAgtatgatgagtgagaaagtgtgTGATAAGGTGTGCTCAATGAGGATGAAGGGGATAGTGGGTGAGAGGTACTGCTGGCAGAGAGAGTGCGAGTAGTGGTTGTTGAGCGGGTGTGAGCCCAAGATAGGGTGCCAGTTAAAGGGGAAAGTGTGCGAGAGGGGGTGCTGGCTGAGGGAGTGAGTgtaggagagggggtggggggttgggGAGCCAGTCTTCGGGAGGCGGTGTTGGCTGGGGGAGCGAGTCTACGAGAGGctgtactggctggggtagtgagtgTATAAGAGGGGGTACTGGGTGGGGTAGTGAGTGTAGGAGAGGGTGTTCTGGCTGGGGTAGGGAGAGTATAAGAgggggtactggctggggtaggGAGTGTATAAGAGAGGGTACTGGCTGGTGTAGTGAGTGTATAAGAgggggtactggctggggtagtgagtgtaagagagggggtactggctggggtagtgagtgTATAAGAGGGGGTACTGGCTGGGGAAGTGAGTGTAGGAAAgggggtactggctggggtaggGAGTGTAGGAGAGGctgtactggctggggtagtgagaGTATAAGAgggggtactggctggggtagtgagtgTATAAGAGAGGGTACTGGCTAGGGTAGGGAGTGTATAAGAgggggtactggctggggtag
The DNA window shown above is from Salmo trutta chromosome 8, fSalTru1.1, whole genome shotgun sequence and carries:
- the LOC115197968 gene encoding protein mono-ADP-ribosyltransferase PARP12; translated protein: MCCTVTDMDSTALIYKVLCAHNGSFELGELRANISTIEDDLESVLGNQEMFTRAVSKGNKLIVAQTKMRLCRAKGCTGCSNLHLCKFYLYGTCPSNERQGCRLCHELTSEHNVRVLREHHLEELDRKELCTLLLQNDNALLPPVCFTYNKSSGEYGYCPDKESCRRLHVCERYIRGTCAAEVDCDRSHDFYEPHPLNTLQQRGVPNELVASMLSTYRNIQAIRDTIDASDNPHCKKYSGNHLLKSKALPSHWDKSSVPETGFKRVALQSSSAEHKNILDLFHQTMTGFSVKTIERVQNRILWEVFSWQGDVMRKTNAGKENEKQLFHGTDSKHVDAICLQNIDWRMGGTQGTPYGQGSYFSKDAKFSHSYTSQSGVRSMFVCRVLVGNYTQGHSSYLCPPSKDGSHIISYDSCVDDIYNPSVFVVVGKHQVFPEYLIQYSEGSRPGTYVPPPNFVQNQSHHNMHWKPIPVMLRSQATPVLPNTARFRSPCPTGPAFAQPTLSTQPLFSHYSNPLRPPSNPSDSNPSRQRTPRPTLTHASAQFGSLNSLTHPSFQPGLMTYVPYPPPWVGSMTSIPRTPPPRTRSQFSKRKAKSTSMSSLDQKSQSKGSADQKSQSKGSADQKSQSEGSADQKSQSKGSADQKSQMRNEICLFFVKGDCKQGEKCRRVHFKMPYKWEVNDGQTWSALPENEEIERDFCDPSKIHSEGSERVRFNSMSRGLWEVRRLSTVSSVTQPTYVLTTEWAWFWEDEYGKWVQYASIKEMHRLSSITSEDLEKRYQEDQSAVVKFTAGQQSYELSFRDMTQKNKTYGTIRMVRRRPVFVSTVDAQAARSRRNGARNFRAVPGSWDKSAIPDIGYKTVTLLSSDRDYQKVQELFNKTMRGFQITRIERVQNRDLWEVFQWKRDLMKKNNGGQNSKELHLFHGTDPKHVDSICRDNFDWRLCGTNGTVYGEGSYFARDAKYSHSYTSHSGVRSMFACQVLVGDYTQGNSGLRRPPPKGEGSPTLYDSCVDNVLNPSIFVVFERHQVYPEFLIKYDDSVMDWSTSAPAPPKTVSIQSTSLTPTSNRIQATVAATPSKRVPSTLNPSKTAATTSSNPTHSRPTSRFVHQSLPKPAQAPLIFIQSPVLMKPPTSSQLVDITHGPDFTPSFANLSHTLTTPASTPSRTLTTPASTPSRTRA